One Microbacterium sp. SSM24 genomic window, GTAAGCGTCTCAACTTCCGGAGTATTTCGGGTGCGCGCCCTTTCGGGCGGCGATAGTTTGCATGACGGGGCTCGTTTTCGCAAATGCTGAAGATCGGATGCCCCGCCCTGCGTCCGCCTGAAACTCGCGCCACGCGCGGGATATTCCCGGCCGTCCACATCCCCTGTGTCAGCATGGGCGGGACATGCAGGATCGGAGGCGCGTTCGCATGGAACAGCTCAAGGTGATCGGAACCGAGGACGACAGTCTCGTCCTGGCGACCGAGTCCGGCGAGAGGTTCGTACTCGCCGTCGACGAGGTACTGCGCATCGAGCTGCGCAAAGCGCGCCGTGAGCGCGACGGCGAGACGCAGGGCGCGCGTCCGAGCCCCCGCGAGATCCAGTCGCACATCCGTGCCGGACTGTCCGCCGACGAGGTCGCGAGCCTGCTCGGCGCGCGCGTCGAGGACGTCATCCGGTTCGAAGGCCCCGTGCTCGCCGAGCGCGAGCATGTCGTCGGCCAGGCGTTGGCGGTCCCCGTGCTGCTCGGCGGCGATTTCGATTCGGACACCAATCCCACCTTCGGGGCGGCGGTGCGCGCCAAGCTGGCCGATGCGGGAGCGATCGCGGAGCGCTGGACCAGCTGGAAGGATCACACCGGCTGGATCGTGAAGCTCGAGTTCACCGCGAACGACGTGGACCACGACGCGCGCTGGGGGTTCGATCCCCGACGCAGCACGCTCTCCCCGCTCAACGCCGATGCGATCCAGTTGTCGAGACAGGGTTCGCTCCCGGACGGCCTGATCCCGCGCCTGCGCGCGCTCGACACCGCTCCGGCGAAGGACGACACCCGCTTCGACAGCGGCGCGTTCGGCCCTCGGAAGCTTCCCGACGCCGACCTCCAATCGCCCGACCTTCCCGCTCCGGCAGCGGCTGCCGTTCAACAGGCGGCCATCAAACGTGCGGACGAGCCGGTGGCCACGTCCGCCGAGACGGCCGATCTGCTCGAGGCTCTTCGGCGCCGCCGCGGTCAGCGTGAGCCGCTGCCCGGTACCGAGGAATCGGCATCGAGTCGATCGCACTCCCCCGTGGCGCTGTTCGATGCGCTCGAGCCCGGCTATGACGAAGCTCCTGTCGACGACGACGACGAGGACATCGACTTCGATTCGCCGCCGACCGTCGCCGAAGTCGCCGAGGCGGGGCGTCGCAAGGGCCGTACTTCGATGCCGTCCTGGGACGAGATCGTCTTCGGCGCTCGCACCGAGGACTGATCCGTCAGGCGAACGCCCCGAGGCGCAGCAACGGGACCACCCGCTCCTCCGGAGTGAGCGAGCCGTGTTGCCCGACCATCTTCTGCGGCCCTTTGTCGGCGAGGCGGTCGTCGTAGTAGACGACGTTCGATCGCGCGGCCACGATCACGTCTCCGATCCGCGGGGCGACCTCGGCATCCACCGGGCCCATGAGTCCTGATGCGATCAGCTCACTGCGGGACATGACCCAGGATCGGGATGCCTCGGCAACCCGCCAGTTGTGCAGCACGGCCTGAGCCTCGCCCGGCTCGGCGTAGAGGTGCAGCATCCGCGGCTCTCCGCCGATCAGGTGCACCCCGTCGAGCAGCGGGTCGTCGTCATGCAGCAGGATGTGGCGGTGCCTCGGCACATCCACCATTCCGTGGTCGGCGGTCACGATCGCGCCGACGCCCGGAGCGAGTGATTCGGCGAGGATGCGGGCGGCGGCATCCATTCGTTCGAGGCCCACGAGCCACTCGTCCGACTCCCAGCCGCGGCGGTGTCCGATGCCGTCGAGCTCAGGGGCGTAGAGGTAGACGAGTGAGCCGGGAGTGCGGGATGCCAGGTCCGCGGCCGTCTCGAAGCGCTCGACGAGGTCGTCCACGCCGTGGAACTCCGCGCCCGCCTGCGTCGCCGCCGTGAAGCCCGTTCCGGCGTACTCGCGCTTCGTCACGGTGAAGAAGGGCCGTCCGGACGACGACGTGAGCGGCACCGACCGCTGCCACGACTGCGGCAGGCCGTCGGTGTCCCAGCCGCGCAGCTGATTGATCACGTCGTCGGTGCCGGGCACGCGCGCACGGTAGCCGACGATGCCGTGCGCACCTGGCGCCGTCGCCGTCAGCAGGCTCGTGAGAGCGGATGCCGTCGTCGAGGGGAACACCGTGCGCGCGACATCCTTCTTCGTGCCGGCCTGGGCGAGGAAGCGCGCGTGCCCCGCGCGTGCGGCGAGGTTGATCGCGCCGAGTCCGTCGACGACGAGGATCACCGCGCTCGTGGCGGGGGCGAACCAGTCCGAACGGCCGTCGAGCGCCGCCGACAACTGCGGCACGACACCGGTGAGGCTCCGGGCTCGCGGCGGGTCCGCGGGTAGGCTGAGGGACATCGGGGCCAGTCTCGCACACAGGCGATCGGCCCCCGCCGCTCCGCCGTAACCCGAGGCTCCGTCATGCCCGCATCCCGCACCGAATCCACCCCCATCGACCACGGCCGCATCGAAGACGTCGATGTCGCCACCGAGATGCAGGGGTCCTTCCTCGAGTACGCGTACTCGGTCATCTACTCCCGGGCGCTGCCCGATGCCCGTGACGGGCTGAAGCCCGTCCAGCGCCGCATCCTCTTCCAAATGGCGGACATGGGCCTGCGGCCGGACCGCGGGCACGTGAAGAGCGCCCGCGTCGTCGGCGAGGTGATGGGAAAGCTCCACCCCCACGGCGACGCCCCCATCTACGACGCCCTCGTGCGCCTCGCGCAGCCGTTCTCGCTCCGCGTGCCCCTGGTCGACGGCCACGGCAACTTCGGATCGCTCGACGACGGCCCCGCCGCACCGCGCTACACGGAGGCCCGTCTCGCTGCGCCCGCGCTCGCACTGACCGAGAATCTCGACGAGGATGTCGTCGACTTCATCCCCAACTACGACGGGCAGTTCCAGCAGCCCGAGGTGCTCCCCGCTGCGTACCCGAACCTGCTGGTCAACGGCGCCACCGGCATCGCGGTCGGCATGGCGACGAACATGGCGCCCCACAATCTCATCGAGGTCGTGGGTGCGGCGATCCACCTGCTCGACAATCCCGAGGCGACCGTCGACGAGCTCATGGAGTTCGTCCCCGGGCCGGATCTCCCCTCCGGCGGCATCATCGTCGGCCTCGACGGGATCAAGGACGCCTACGAGAAGGGACGCGGTTCGTTCCGCACGCGCGCCAAGGTCTCCGTCGAGTCCCTCGGCCCGCGCCGCACCGGCATCGTCGTCACCGAACTCCCATACCTGGTCGGTCCCGAGCGGATCATCGAGAAGATCAAAGACGCCGTCAACGCCAAGAAGCTGCAGGGCATCGCCGACGTCACCGACCTCACCGACCGCCATCACGGCCTTCGCCTGGTGATCGGGATCAAGACGGGCTTCGACCCTCAGGCGGTGCTCGAGCACCTCTACCGGCTCACCCCGCTCGAGGACTCTTTCAGCATCAACAACGTCGCGCTCGTCGAAGGCCAGCCGCAGACCCTCGGGCTCCGCGAGCTGCTGCGCGTCTACCTCGCCCACAGGCTGAGCGTCGTGACGCGGCGAAGCGCCTACCGGCTGGCGCGTCGCAAGGAGCGGCTGCACCTCGTCGAGGGTCTGCTCGTCGCGATCGTCGACATCGACGAGGTCATCCAGGTCATCCGCACGTCCGACGACGGCGAGGCCGCGCGTACGCGCCTGATGGATGTCTTCGACCTGTCGGAAGCGCAAGCGGAGTACATCCTCGAGCTGCGTCTGCGCCGCCTCACGCGGTTCTCGCGCATCGAGCTCGAGGCCGAGCGCGACAAGCTCAAGGCCGAGATCACCGAGCTCGAGGAGCTCCTCGGCAGCGAGGTGCTGCTGCGTGCGCAGGTCGCACGCGAGCTCGACGTGGCCGCGGAGACGTACGGCACGCCCCGCCGCACCCTGCTGCTCAACGGCGGCCCCGTCGCACCTCGCTCCCGTGCGGCCGCCGCTGCCGCGGACCTGCAGATCGCCGACACGCCATGCCGCGTGTTCCTCTCCGCGACGGGCCGGATGGTGCGCGCCGAACTCGCCGCCGACGCCCCCAACGGCGGGATCGTCCCGCCGTCTCGCCGCGCGAAGCACGACGCGATCCGGGCGTGGGTCGACTCGACCACACGCGGCGACGTCGGCGCGGTCACGAGCCACGGCCGCCTCATCCGCTTCTCCCCCGTCGACCTTCCGTCCGTCCCTGGGAACTCCGTACAGCTCGCGGCGGGAACGCGTGCCGATCAGTACCTCGGACTCGGCTCGGGAGAGCACGTCGTCGCGGTCGTGCCGCTCGAGGATGGTCCGCCGATCGCGATCGGAACCCTGCACGGCACGGTGAAGCGCGTCGCCGCGTCCGAACTCGGCACCAAGCACGACATCGAGATCATCGCGCTGCGCGACGGTGACCGCGTCGTCGGTGCGGCGCCGGCATCCGACGGCGCGGAACTCGTCTTCGTGGCGAGCGACGCTCAGCTGCTCCGATTCGACGCGGCCTCGGTGCGCCCCCAAGGACGCTCTGCCGGCGGCATGGCGGGCATCCGCCTGGGCGACGGCGCCGAGGTCATCGCGTTCACCGTGGTGGGAGCATCCGCCTTCGATGCCGTCGTGGTGACCGTCGCCGGCTCGGGCGCCGCGCTGGCCGGAACGGATGCCGGAAGCGCCAAGGTGTCCGCGTTCACCGAGTTCCCGGCGAAGGGTCGTGCCACGGGCGGGGTCCGCGCGCAACGGTTCCTGAAGGGCGAGGACGCGCTCACACACGCGTGGATCGGTACGGAGCCGCGGGCCGTCGGCGCCGATGGAGCGACGCGCGCGCTGCCGGAACCGGGCGCGAAGCGCGATGCCTCGGGCACGCCGCTCGACGGTGTGATCGGCGCGATCGGAACCGGGATCCGCTGATCGCGGCCCGCCCGCCGCACGGCCGGATCAGGCGTCGATGCGCTCGCGCGCGAGTCGATCGCTCGAATCGATGATGAACTCCTTGCGGGGAGCCACGTCGTTGCCCATGAGGAGCTCGAAGATGGATGCCGCCGCCTCGGCGTCCTGCATTCGCACGCGCCGCAGGGTCCGACCGGCGCGATCCATCGTGGTCGTCGCCAGCTGGTCGGCATCCATCTCACCGAGGCCCTTGTAGCGCTGCACGGGCTCCTGCCAGCGCTTGCCCGCCTTCGTGAGCTTGGCGAGCAGTCCGTGAAGCTCCTGCTCGGAGTATGTGTAGATCGTCTCGTTGGGCTTGGTGCCGGGGTTCATCACCACCACGCGGTGCAGCGGCGGTACGGCCGCGTAGACGCGGCCGTCGTCGATGAGGGGTCGCATGTAGCGGAAGAACAGCGTCAGGAGCAGCGTGCGGATGTGTGCGCCGTCGACATCGGCGTCGCTCATCAGGATCACCTTGCCGTAGCGCGCCGTCTCGAGGTCGAACGAGCGGCCCGATCCTGCTCCGATCACCTGGATGATCGCGGCGCACTCGGCGTTGGACAGCATGTCGCTGATCGACGCCTTCTGGACGTTGAGGATCTTGCCCCGGATCGGCAGCAGCGCCTGGTACTCGCTGTTGCGGGCGAGCTTCGCGGTGCCCAGCGCCGAGTCGCCCTCGACGATGAACAGCTCGGAGGCCTCGACGTCGCTCGTGCGGCAGTCGGCGAGCTTCGCCGGCAGGGACGAGGACTCGAGGGCGTTCTTGCGACGCTGGGTCTCTTTGTGCGCCCGGGCCGAGATGCGCGCCTTCATCTCTGCGACGACCTTCTCGAGCAGGAGCGCCGTCTGCGCCTTGTCGTCGCGCTTGGGTGACGTGAACTTCGCCGTGAGCTCGCGGGTGATGACGTTGGCGACGATCTGGCGCACGGCCGGCGTGCCGAGGACCTCCTTGGTCTGGCCCTCGAACTGCGGCTCGGGCAGGCGCACCGTCAGCACGGCTGAGAGCCCCGCCAGGATGTCGTCCTTCTCCAGCTTGTCGGAGGCGCCGAACTTCAGGCGGCGCGCGTTCTGCTCGACCTGGGTGCGCAGCACCTTCATGAGCCCGACCTCGAAGCCGGCCTGGTGCGTGCCGCCCTTCGGCGTCGAGATGATGTTGACGAACGAGCGCGACGTCGTCTCGTAGCCGGTTCCCCACCGCACCGCGACATCCACCTCGCACGTGCGCTCGAGCTCGGTGGGAACCATCGCACCCGATGGCTGGAGCACCGGCACCGTCTCGGTGAAGGTGCCCGTTCCGGTGAGGCGCCACGTGTCGGTGATCGGTGAGTCGGGGGCGAGGAAGTCCGCGAACTCCGAGATGCCGCCGTCGAAGCGGTAGCTGGTCTCTATCGGCTCCTCAGCGCGCTCGTCGCGAATGACGATCTCGAGACCGGGCACGAGGAAGGCGGTCTGACGCGCGCGCTGCTCGAGCTCCTGCGCGCTGAAAGCGGCATCCTTCGTGAAGATCTGGCGGTCGGCCCAGTACCGGATGCGCGTGCCGGTCGCGCCGCGCGCGGCCTTGCCCACGACCCGGAGCTCGCTGCGATCCTCGAACGGACGGAAGCCGGAGTCCGGGGTGCCGTTCGCGAAGACGCCCGGCTCGCCCCGGTGGAACGACATCGCCCACGTCTTGCCGCCGCGGTCGACCTCGACGTCGAGGCGCTCCGAGAGCGCGTTGACCACGGATGCTCCCACACCGTGGAGTCCGCCGGATGCGGCGTACGAGCCGCCGCCGAACTTGCCGCCCGCGTGGAGCTTCGTGAAGACGACCTCCACGCCCGACAGTCCCGTGCGCGGCTCGATGTCCACCGGGATCCCGCGCGCCTGGTCGCGGACCTCGACACTGCCGTCGGCGTGGAGCACGATATCGATGCGGGAGCCGTGCCCGGCCAGGGCCTCGTCGACGGAGTTGTCGATGATCTCCCACAGGCAGTGCATGAGACCGCGGGAGTCGGTCGAGCCGATGTACATGCCGGGCCGCTTGCGTACCGCCTCGAGGCCTTCGAGCACCTGGAGATGATGGGCGGAGTACTCGGCTGTCACAATCTCCAAGAGTATCCGCCGGGCCTCTGAGGGCGGATCCGACACGCTCCCGCGAGCCTCACGGTACGCGCACAGCGAAATGTGACCCGTTCGCGGCATTCTCGAAACAAAGGCGTGGTTGTATTTCATGACCCGCAACGGAGTTCTATCTGAACGAGGAGGCACCGACATGACCACGCTTTCGACTCCCACTGAGGCCGGCACGGTCCTCGAGCACCGCCTCACGGCGGCCGACCGCTGCGACTCGTGCGGCGCTCAGGCCTACATCGCCGCAGAGGTCAACGGCAGCGAACTGCTCTTCTGCGCGCACCACGGTCGCAAGTACGAAGAGAAGCTCCGCGCCATCGCCACGTCGTGGCACGACGAGACGGCACGCCTGGCCGAATCGGTCTGATCCGGTCCGCGCCTCCTCACCAACGCCGAAAAGGGCGGGCTCTCGATGAGAGCCCGCCCTTTCGCGTTGACGGTGTCGTCAGACCTTGCGAACGATGCCGAGCGGCGTCGACTCGTGGCCCTGTCCGAGCGGATTGTCCTTCAGGATGGCGACGAGTCGCTTCTCACCGGCCGAATCCAGCGTGGAGCCGAGGATGTTCCCGCCGATGTCGTTGATGTCGACCACGGCGACCTGTGCGGCCACGCCGAGGAGGCTCTGCACGTGCTGCGCAACCTGCTTCGGCTTCGCCGGTCCGAGCACCACGGCGGTGTTGTACGGCGGGATGGTGTGCGCGGTCGGACCATCGATCGAGCGGGCCTTGTAGCCGGCGACCCGGTAGAAGTCCCCGCGTCGCCCGAAGAGCTTCGTGACGGCGGAAACCGCGGCGGCGAGCAGAATGCGCGGAGCGCCGCACTCGCGCAGCGCCATCTCCATCGTCTCGGGCATGCCGAGGCCGATGCCGTAGCTCGTGCGCGTGACGTACTTCGACAGGAAGCGGGCGAGACGGCGAGGCTGGATCTCGTTCAGCTGGTACGACCGGCCCTGCGTGATGGCCACGATCTTCTCGGTGACGAAGAGCAGGTCTCCCTCGCGGACGAGGTCGCCCGCATATTCGCGCACGAACGCGTCCAGGTCGTCGCCCGGCATCACGACCCGGGTGCGGATCGGGATGCGGGCGTACGAAGAGTCTTCGACCTTGACGGTGAGCGCCTTGCCGGCGTTCGCCTCGCTCACTCGAGGTAGTCCCGCAGGGACTGCGAACGTGACGGATGCCGCAGCTTGGCCATCGTCTTCGACTCGATCTGGCGGATCCGCTCACGCGTGACGCCGAACGTGTCGCCGATCTGGTCGAGTGTCTTGGGCTGACCGTCGCCGAGCCCGAAGCGCATGCGGATCACGCCCGCCTCACGCTCAGAGAGCGAATCGAGGAGCGACTCGAGCTGGCGCTGCAGCATCGTGAAGCCGACGGCGTCGGCCGGGACGACCGCCTCGGTGTCCTCGATGAGGTCACCGAACTCGCTGTCACCGTCCTCGCCCAGCGGCGTGTGCAGCGAGATCGGCTCACGGCCGTACTTCTGCACCTCGATGACCTTCTCGGGGGTCATGTCGAGTTCGCGGCTGAGCTCTTCCGGGGTGGGCTCTCGGCCCAGGTCCTGGAGCATCTGGCGCTGCACGCGGGCGAGCTTGTTGATGACCTCGACCATGTGGACCGGGATACGGATCGTACGCGCCTGGTCGGCCATGGCACGGGTGATGGCCTGACGGATCCACCACGTCGCGTAGGTCGAGAACTTGAAGCCCTTCGTGTAGTCGAACTTCTCGACCGCACGGATCAGGCCCAGGTTGCCCTCCTGGATGAGGTCGAGGAACTGCATGCCGCGACCCGTGTAGCGCTTCGCGAGCGACACGACGAGGCGAAGGTTCGCGCCGAGCAGGTGCGACTTCGCGCGCTGGCCGTCGCGAGCCACCCACTGCAGGTCGAGACCCAGCTGCGAGGACTTCTCGGCCGGAGACATGTGCGACAGCTTCTCTTCGGCGAAGAGGCCCGCCTCGATGCGCATCGCGAGCTCGACCTCTTCGGCCGCGTTGAGGAGCGGAACCTTGCCGATCTGCTTCAGGTAGTCCTTGACCGGGTCGGCGGTGGCGCCGGTGATCTGCGTCGAGTAGACGGGCACATCGTCCTCGTCGCTCGACGAGATGACGATCGCACCGGTGGGCAGTGGCTCGGTGAACACAGGCTTGGTGCTCTCCTCGTCCTCTTCCTCGGCATCGGCGTCGTCGGATGCCGCAGTGTCGCCGTCTTCGACCGGAGCGGCCTTGGCGCCGCGACGCGCGGGCCTCGCGGGCGCGTCCGCGTCGTCGGTGTCTTCCTCGAGGGCGTCGGCGTCGAGTTCGACGTCGTCGATCTCCTCGACGTCGTCTTCCGACTCGTCGTCCTTCGCCGCCTTCTTCGATGCGGTCTTCGGCGCTGCCTTGGCGCGCGTCGTGGTCTTCTTCGCGGCAGGCTTGGCCGCCGCTGTCTTCGCGGGCGCCTTCGTCGCGGTGGTGGTCTCGTCCGCTTCGGTGTCCTTCGCGGCCGAGCGAGCCTTGGTGTTCGTGCCTGAGGTCACGTTTCGCCTTTCACCGGGAGCATGGGCCGCACGCCGCCGGTAGATTTCGGACACTAGTAAGACCCTTGTCAAGTCCTCGCTCCGCCGAGATGACCTCACGGAACCAGTTGACAACGGGTCAGAGCATCCAGTATCTCATACTTGCGATGGGCCGCCAGCACGGGCTGCCGTCGCGCCGCATCGCTCAGCCGGTACAACACCGGGGAGCGCTCGCACATTCCGCGTCAGGAGCCGCGCTTGTCGTCGTCGCCTGTCGGACGGGTCGCCAGAAAGCGCTCGAGTTCGGCGGCGAGCTCGTCGGCGCTGGGGAGGTCGCCGGTGTGGATCATCGGCGTGGCGAGCGTGGATCCGGCCATGTAGGCGTCGTATCGCTCCTCGAGCCCTTCCACCATGCGGGAGAGCTCCTCGCTGCCCGTCACCTGATCGCCGACCTTGGTGAGGTACTCGCGGTTCTCTTCGCGGAGCTCTTCACCGGTGAACACGAGTCCCGTCGCGACGGTGATGCTGTCGAGCGCGGCCAATGCCGCGGCCGGGTACTCGGTGTCGCCCAGGTAGTGAGGCACGAGCAGCACGAAGCCGGCCACGAGCGCGCCTGCCTCGGCGAGCCGATACTCCAGAAGGTGACCGGCGGTCGAGGGAACCTGCGTGTGCGGCTGCCACACGGAGTGCGCCTCCGTCAGCTCGGTGCGCGTACCGCTCACCGTGGTGCCGATCGGTCGCGTGTGGGGCACCGGCATGGGAATGGCGTGCACCCAGGTCACGGTCGACACACCGAACTCGTCGACGAAGCCGACCACTGCGGCTGCGAAGGCGTCCCACGCGAAATCCGGCTCGTACCCCGAGAGCACGAGGAACGGCTGCCCGAGGGCGTCGTGGGCGAAGGAGAGCTCGAGCCGCGGCGGACGGTAGTCGGTGAGATGCGTCTGATCGAAGGAGATCAGCGGCCGGCGAGCACGGTAGTCCAGAAGCACGTCGTTCGTGAACACGATCAGCGGTGTCGGGGCGAGGTCGTCGCGGACATAGTCCACGACCCGGGTCACGGCGCTGCCGGCATCAGTGAATCCGGTGAGCGCGATCACCAGCGGGAGGCCCCGCGGCACGGGAGGCGCAGACGCGGAACGCTCGAACAGCGGGCCGGAGAGGGGCATACCTCCCATGCTACGAGTCGCCGCCGACGGTCCGGGTCGCGGTCGTCCCGCTCAGAGCGAACACGGAGGGATCGCCGCCGGGTTGAGTAGTGCGACGAAGGACCACGTATCGAAACCTAGGATGGAGGTCATGTCGTTTCCCGACCTCGCGTACAGCGATGCACAGATCCGAGAGTCCGACGCCGATGCGATCCTGATCGCGCTTCCGCCCGTCGAGGGTGATGCAGCCCCCGACTTGAGCGACTGGCCCGGCCTGCGCGATGCGCTGGTCGCCACCGGCTTCACCGGTGCGGCGGGGTCGCTGCAGCGGGTGTACGCGCCCGAGTCCACCACCCGCCCGCTCGCCGTCGTGGGAACCGGAACAGCTCCGGATGCCGCCGCCATTCGTGACGCCGTGGGTGCGGCGGTCCGCAATCTGACGGGCTTCCCGACGATCGCGGTCAGTGCGCCGTTCGCAGAACCGCAGCTGTGGACCGCGATCGCCGAAGGCGCCGCGCTCGGCGGATACCGCTTCGACGGCTACAAGACCGAATCACCGAAGCCGCGTGCCTCGCGCGTGGTCGTGCACGGCACGGTCGAGGAGGACGCCGGCGCGCTCGCCGCTGTCGTCGCGACCGCTGACGCGGCCGCGCTCGTGAAGGACCTCGTCTCGATCCCGGCCGAGTGGCTGGGCCCCGCCGACTTCGCCGAGCGCGCACGCGCATCGGTCGAAGGTCTCGACGTGAGCGTCGACGTCCTCGACGAGAACGCACTTCGTGAAGGCGGCTACGGCGGCATCCTCGGCGTCGGCCAGGGGTCGGATCGCCCGCCGCGCCTGATCCGACTGTCGTACTCCCCCGAGGGCGCCACACGTCACGTCGCGCTCGTCGGCAAGGGCATCACCTTCGACACCGGCGGCCTCTCGCTCAAGCCCGCTGCCGGAATGGTCGGCATGAAGTACGACATGTGCGGTGCCGCCACGGCGCTGGCCGTCCTGCGTGCGGTCGCCACGATCGCCGCACCGGTCGCGGTGACGGCATGGCTGTGCGTCGCGGACAACATGCCCTCGGGCCGCGCGACGCGTCCAGGCGACGTGCTGCGGATGCTCGACGGCACCACTGTCGAGGTGCTGAACACCGACGCGGAGGGTCGTCTTGTTCTCGCCGACGGTCTGGTCGCCGCGAGCCGCGAGCATCCCGATGTCATCGTCGATGTCGCCACGCTCACCGGAGCCATCACGATCGCCCTCGGCACGCGTCACACCGGAGTCATGGGAGACGACGACGCCGTCGCCGCCTATCTCGCCGCGGCCGCAGCGGAAGCCGAGCCCGCGTGGCGACTTCCGCTCCCGGCCCACATGGTCGACGAGCTGGACTCCCCCATCGCAGACCTGCAGAACGCCAAGATCGGCGATCCCGCCGGCGGCTCACTGTTCGCCGGGCTCTTCCTGCGCCACTTCGTCGGCCGAGTGTCCGACGCCGCCGATGCGCCCCGCATCCCCTGGGTCCACCTCGACATCGCCGGTGTCGGCATGCACAAGGGTGCGGGCTACGGGTTCACCGACAAGGGTCCGACGGCAGCCACGGTGCGCAGCCTGATCCGATTCGTCACGACAGAGGAGTCCTGATGACCGACCACACCTTCGACCTCGTCGTCCTGGGCGGCGGAAGCGGCGGATACGCCGCTGCCCTGCGTGCGGCCGAGCTCGGCAAGTCCGTCGCCCTGATCGAGAAGGACAAGGTCGGCGGCACCTGCCTGCACCGCGGCTGCATCCCCACGAAGGCGCTGCTCCATGCCGCCGAGGTCGCCGAGACGGCTCGGGATGCCTCGTCCATCGGCATCCGTGCGTCCTTCGACGGCGTCGATCCGGCCGGCGTGCGCGCCTACCGCGAGGGCATCGTCGCGAAGAAGTACAAGGGGCTCGAAGGGCTCGTCAAGGCTCGTGGGATCACCGTCGTGGCCGGTGAGGGCCGCCTCGAGGCGGGCCCCGCCGTGCGCGTGGGCGAGGACCTCTACCGTGGCACCGACGTCGTCCTCGCGACCGGTTCGTACAGCCGCACCCTCCCCGGCCTCGAGATCGGCGGCCGCGTGCTCACGAGTGAGCACGCCCTCGAGCTCGACGAGATCCCGTCGCGCGTCGTGATCCTCGGAGGCGGTGTCATCGGCGTCGAGTTCGCGAGCGTGTGGCGCTCGTTCGGCGTCGACGTCACGATCGTCGAGGCGCTGGAGCACCTGGTTCCGAACGAGGACATCGCGCTCAGCAAGGCGCTCGAGCGCGCCTTCCGTCGCCGCGGAATCGCGTCGTCGCTCGGCGTGCGGTTCCAGAGCGTGTCGCAGACGGCGGACGCCGTCACCGTGACCCTCGAGGACGGCAAGACCTTCGACGCCGACTACCTGCTCGTGGCGGTCGGTCGCGGTCCGGCCACCGCAGGCCTCGGCTACGAGGAGGCCGGTCTCACGATCGATCGCGGGTTCGTCGTCACCGACGAGCGCTTGCGCACCGGCGTCGCACACGTGTGGGCCGTCGGCGACATCGTTCCCGGTCTGCAGCTCGCCCACCGCGGCTTCCAGCAGGGCATCTTCGTGGCCGAGGAGATCGCCGGGCTGTCGCCGGTCGTGATCCCCGACACGCAGATCCCCAAGGTCACGTACAGCCACCCGGAGGTCGCGTCCGTCGGGCTCACCGAGGCGCAGGCTGCCGAGGCGCACGGCTCCGACGGCATCGCGTCGTACGAGTACAACCTCGCCGGCAACGGAAAGAGCGAGATCCTCGGCACGGGCGGCATCGTGAAGGTCGTGCGCGTCAAGGACGGTCCGGTCGTGGGCGTCCATCTGGTCGGCGATCGTGTCGGGGAACTCATCACCGAGGGGCAGCTCGCCGTCGGCTGGGAGGCCCATCCCGA contains:
- a CDS encoding RNA polymerase sigma factor, with protein sequence MTSGTNTKARSAAKDTEADETTTATKAPAKTAAAKPAAKKTTTRAKAAPKTASKKAAKDDESEDDVEEIDDVELDADALEEDTDDADAPARPARRGAKAAPVEDGDTAASDDADAEEEDEESTKPVFTEPLPTGAIVISSSDEDDVPVYSTQITGATADPVKDYLKQIGKVPLLNAAEEVELAMRIEAGLFAEEKLSHMSPAEKSSQLGLDLQWVARDGQRAKSHLLGANLRLVVSLAKRYTGRGMQFLDLIQEGNLGLIRAVEKFDYTKGFKFSTYATWWIRQAITRAMADQARTIRIPVHMVEVINKLARVQRQMLQDLGREPTPEELSRELDMTPEKVIEVQKYGREPISLHTPLGEDGDSEFGDLIEDTEAVVPADAVGFTMLQRQLESLLDSLSEREAGVIRMRFGLGDGQPKTLDQIGDTFGVTRERIRQIESKTMAKLRHPSRSQSLRDYLE
- a CDS encoding coenzyme F420-0:L-glutamate ligase, encoding MSEANAGKALTVKVEDSSYARIPIRTRVVMPGDDLDAFVREYAGDLVREGDLLFVTEKIVAITQGRSYQLNEIQPRRLARFLSKYVTRTSYGIGLGMPETMEMALRECGAPRILLAAAVSAVTKLFGRRGDFYRVAGYKARSIDGPTAHTIPPYNTAVVLGPAKPKQVAQHVQSLLGVAAQVAVVDINDIGGNILGSTLDSAGEKRLVAILKDNPLGQGHESTPLGIVRKV
- the lpdA gene encoding dihydrolipoyl dehydrogenase, giving the protein MTDHTFDLVVLGGGSGGYAAALRAAELGKSVALIEKDKVGGTCLHRGCIPTKALLHAAEVAETARDASSIGIRASFDGVDPAGVRAYREGIVAKKYKGLEGLVKARGITVVAGEGRLEAGPAVRVGEDLYRGTDVVLATGSYSRTLPGLEIGGRVLTSEHALELDEIPSRVVILGGGVIGVEFASVWRSFGVDVTIVEALEHLVPNEDIALSKALERAFRRRGIASSLGVRFQSVSQTADAVTVTLEDGKTFDADYLLVAVGRGPATAGLGYEEAGLTIDRGFVVTDERLRTGVAHVWAVGDIVPGLQLAHRGFQQGIFVAEEIAGLSPVVIPDTQIPKVTYSHPEVASVGLTEAQAAEAHGSDGIASYEYNLAGNGKSEILGTGGIVKVVRVKDGPVVGVHLVGDRVGELITEGQLAVGWEAHPEDIAPFIHAHPTQSEALGEAFLALAGKPLHAL
- a CDS encoding leucyl aminopeptidase: MSFPDLAYSDAQIRESDADAILIALPPVEGDAAPDLSDWPGLRDALVATGFTGAAGSLQRVYAPESTTRPLAVVGTGTAPDAAAIRDAVGAAVRNLTGFPTIAVSAPFAEPQLWTAIAEGAALGGYRFDGYKTESPKPRASRVVVHGTVEEDAGALAAVVATADAAALVKDLVSIPAEWLGPADFAERARASVEGLDVSVDVLDENALREGGYGGILGVGQGSDRPPRLIRLSYSPEGATRHVALVGKGITFDTGGLSLKPAAGMVGMKYDMCGAATALAVLRAVATIAAPVAVTAWLCVADNMPSGRATRPGDVLRMLDGTTVEVLNTDAEGRLVLADGLVAASREHPDVIVDVATLTGAITIALGTRHTGVMGDDDAVAAYLAAAAAEAEPAWRLPLPAHMVDELDSPIADLQNAKIGDPAGGSLFAGLFLRHFVGRVSDAADAPRIPWVHLDIAGVGMHKGAGYGFTDKGPTAATVRSLIRFVTTEES
- a CDS encoding PAC2 family protein, which gives rise to MPLSGPLFERSASAPPVPRGLPLVIALTGFTDAGSAVTRVVDYVRDDLAPTPLIVFTNDVLLDYRARRPLISFDQTHLTDYRPPRLELSFAHDALGQPFLVLSGYEPDFAWDAFAAAVVGFVDEFGVSTVTWVHAIPMPVPHTRPIGTTVSGTRTELTEAHSVWQPHTQVPSTAGHLLEYRLAEAGALVAGFVLLVPHYLGDTEYPAAALAALDSITVATGLVFTGEELREENREYLTKVGDQVTGSEELSRMVEGLEERYDAYMAGSTLATPMIHTGDLPSADELAAELERFLATRPTGDDDKRGS